From [Chlorobium] sp. 445, one genomic window encodes:
- the murG gene encoding undecaprenyldiphospho-muramoylpentapeptide beta-N-acetylglucosaminyltransferase yields MRIIFAGGGTGGHLYPAVAIAEQVLKLEPSAVISFVGTERGIEATQVPKLGFALHLISAIGVKRGFSPKTLFENLKFPFQLYRSLNECKRLFFQEEPDVVVGTGGFVSAPVVWQAQSWEIPTLIQEQNAKPGLATRILAYRADEVHLSFLESLDYFDRDEVFVTGNPTRSFEVHPKDEACDFFGLDSDRKTLLVFGGSLGARSLNRAVESWLEEALRKFNVIWQTGKVDFESIAARVGKKKNLWLGAFIDRMDYAYSAADLALCRAGASTLAELCNMGVAAVLVPYPFAAANHQVHNAEAMAESSAAEMILDKDISSQRAKEKIFDLIQNDEKLSAMRAKAKKRAKPNAALNIAKRVIRLAKAYQTETSEE; encoded by the coding sequence ATGAGAATTATCTTTGCGGGCGGTGGTACAGGTGGGCATCTTTATCCAGCGGTGGCGATTGCAGAGCAAGTGTTGAAGTTAGAACCCAGTGCTGTGATTTCGTTTGTCGGTACAGAAAGGGGCATTGAAGCAACCCAGGTGCCGAAACTCGGGTTTGCACTGCATTTGATTTCAGCAATTGGCGTGAAGCGAGGATTTTCGCCAAAGACGCTCTTTGAAAATTTGAAATTTCCGTTTCAGCTCTATAGAAGCCTGAACGAGTGCAAGCGACTGTTTTTTCAAGAAGAGCCTGATGTCGTAGTCGGCACCGGCGGTTTTGTCAGTGCACCGGTGGTCTGGCAAGCACAGTCATGGGAAATTCCAACGCTGATTCAAGAGCAAAATGCAAAGCCGGGCTTGGCGACGCGCATCTTAGCCTATCGCGCCGATGAAGTGCATCTGTCGTTCTTAGAGTCGCTCGACTACTTCGATCGCGATGAGGTTTTCGTAACAGGCAATCCGACACGCAGCTTTGAAGTGCATCCGAAAGACGAAGCCTGCGACTTCTTCGGTCTGGATAGCGACCGCAAAACGCTGCTGGTCTTCGGTGGCAGCTTAGGAGCGCGCTCACTGAACCGTGCAGTAGAAAGTTGGCTTGAGGAAGCATTACGAAAGTTTAATGTCATCTGGCAGACAGGAAAGGTAGATTTCGAGAGTATTGCCGCGCGCGTGGGCAAAAAGAAAAATCTCTGGCTCGGTGCGTTCATTGACCGAATGGATTATGCCTACTCTGCAGCAGATTTGGCACTCTGCCGTGCAGGTGCCTCAACACTGGCTGAACTGTGCAACATGGGCGTGGCGGCGGTCTTAGTGCCGTATCCCTTTGCAGCAGCAAATCATCAAGTGCACAATGCTGAAGCCATGGCAGAGAGCAGTGCTGCCGAAATGATTTTGGACAAAGACATCAGTAGCCAGCGTGCCAAAGAGAAGATTTTTGACTTGATACAAAATGATGAAAAACTTTCAGCAATGAGAGCAAAAGCAAAAAAACGCGCAAAGCCAAATGCGGCATTGAACATTGCAAAACGGGTCATTCGATTAGCAAAAGCGTATCAAACAGAGACAAGTGAAGAATAG
- a CDS encoding UDP-N-acetylenolpyruvoylglucosamine reductase, whose amino-acid sequence MIKLQDLRAAVRGKIVLNENLASYSSFKIGGNADFFVRPCDKDDVVSAVAFFHQANMPYIILGRGSNILISDEGVRGAVISLRENLEHVVIEGERVYAEAGADLPALAMQTLKQGLGGLENLSGIPGSLGGAILMNAGAYGKEIFEVIEWVEVVRDGKIMRLHKSEIRYTYRDTDLQNDVILATEMRLKKLTPHEQKAAMQRRKEWMDKRRATQPLNLPNAGSIFKNPPHDETGKPRYAGALIEACGLKGARHGNAQISEKHANFIVNLGGAKASDVLALIRLAQCAVKDKFGIGLELEIKLIGFEVKKEGVML is encoded by the coding sequence ATGATCAAACTGCAAGATTTAAGAGCAGCTGTGCGTGGCAAGATTGTGCTCAACGAAAATCTGGCGTCATACTCTAGTTTCAAAATTGGAGGCAACGCCGACTTCTTCGTGCGCCCGTGCGACAAAGACGATGTGGTAAGTGCAGTAGCGTTCTTTCACCAAGCAAATATGCCTTACATCATTTTAGGGCGCGGCAGCAACATTCTCATTAGTGATGAAGGTGTGCGCGGTGCAGTGATTTCATTGCGAGAAAACTTGGAGCATGTGGTCATTGAAGGCGAGCGCGTCTATGCCGAAGCTGGTGCCGATTTGCCCGCGCTGGCTATGCAAACGCTGAAGCAAGGGTTGGGCGGATTGGAAAATCTTTCAGGCATTCCGGGTAGCCTTGGCGGCGCAATTTTAATGAACGCTGGCGCCTATGGTAAAGAAATTTTTGAAGTGATTGAATGGGTAGAAGTTGTGCGCGATGGAAAAATTATGCGTCTGCATAAATCTGAGATTCGTTACACATATCGCGACACAGATTTGCAAAACGATGTGATTCTTGCAACCGAGATGCGGCTAAAAAAACTAACACCACACGAGCAAAAGGCAGCAATGCAGCGTCGCAAGGAGTGGATGGACAAACGTCGTGCTACACAGCCGCTCAACTTGCCGAATGCAGGTAGCATTTTCAAAAATCCGCCGCATGATGAAACAGGTAAGCCACGTTATGCAGGTGCACTCATTGAAGCCTGCGGTCTGAAAGGTGCAAGACACGGCAACGCACAAATTTCAGAAAAGCATGCCAACTTCATTGTCAATCTCGGCGGTGCAAAAGCCAGCGATGTGCTTGCGCTGATTCGTCTGGCACAGTGCGCCGTCAAAGACAAGTTCGGCATTGGGCTTGAACTTGAAATCAAACTTATTGGCTTTGAAGTGAAAAAAGAAGGTGTGATGCTATGA
- the ftsA gene encoding cell division protein FtsA, with the protein MAKEKIVVGLDIGTTKVCAVVAQKDEFGKINVLGVGRAHSEGLSRAAVVNINKTVDAIRQAVKEAEHTSSIRIKGVNVGISGEHVQCIRSHAEVSINQSGIVNYSDVMRFVEKAKANLKHLDVEREIIHAIPQEFIVDDQEGVLDPIGIIGTTMKGSVYVVLGMKTKVRNIQQCVEKAGLTINGMTFEPIASGMAVMKDSERKSGVAIIDIGGGTTDVAIYTKGVIRHSEVIKWAAIDVTNDVAIGLKTLHEVAEDLKIRHGCAYSRDLIKDEEILVQGIEGRAPKTFMRSTLTNIIEARMTEIFEYVRAALKRSGYYNYLNAGAIITGGGSLINGNQALAQEVLGLDVRIGQPEGITGGMVGELHSPIYATAVGLVLRAIKDLEQQEQFTASMQQAPPKEETPLNEPVTEGEPEKENRLNLFGKLRNWFDQI; encoded by the coding sequence ATGGCAAAAGAAAAAATTGTGGTCGGGCTTGACATCGGCACCACAAAGGTGTGCGCCGTAGTTGCCCAAAAAGATGAATTTGGCAAAATCAATGTGTTAGGCGTTGGGCGAGCGCATTCAGAAGGGCTGTCTCGCGCTGCCGTGGTCAATATCAACAAAACCGTTGATGCGATTCGTCAGGCTGTAAAAGAAGCTGAGCATACATCCTCGATTCGTATCAAAGGTGTCAATGTTGGCATTTCTGGTGAGCATGTGCAGTGCATTAGGTCTCATGCAGAAGTGAGTATCAACCAAAGTGGCATTGTCAATTACAGCGACGTGATGCGCTTTGTCGAAAAAGCTAAAGCAAATTTGAAACATCTGGATGTAGAGCGAGAAATCATTCATGCAATTCCGCAAGAATTTATTGTCGATGACCAAGAAGGTGTCTTAGACCCGATTGGCATTATTGGCACAACGATGAAAGGGTCGGTCTATGTGGTCTTAGGCATGAAGACCAAAGTGCGAAACATTCAGCAGTGCGTGGAAAAAGCAGGCTTAACGATTAACGGAATGACCTTTGAGCCGATTGCCTCAGGCATGGCGGTCATGAAAGATTCCGAGCGCAAGTCGGGCGTCGCAATCATTGATATTGGCGGCGGCACTACCGATGTAGCGATTTACACCAAAGGTGTGATTCGACATTCCGAGGTCATTAAGTGGGCAGCGATTGATGTCACAAATGATGTAGCGATTGGGCTCAAAACGCTGCATGAAGTTGCTGAAGACTTAAAGATTCGCCACGGCTGCGCCTATTCACGTGATCTTATCAAAGATGAAGAAATTTTGGTGCAGGGTATTGAGGGACGTGCGCCAAAGACCTTTATGCGCAGCACACTTACGAACATCATTGAGGCGCGCATGACCGAAATTTTTGAGTATGTGCGTGCAGCTCTCAAACGCTCTGGCTATTACAACTATCTCAACGCAGGCGCTATCATCACGGGTGGCGGCAGCTTAATCAATGGCAATCAAGCATTGGCGCAAGAAGTGTTAGGACTCGATGTCCGAATTGGTCAGCCCGAAGGCATCACAGGCGGCATGGTAGGAGAACTGCATTCACCGATTTATGCGACCGCTGTCGGGTTAGTCTTACGTGCTATCAAGGACCTTGAGCAGCAAGAGCAATTTACGGCATCCATGCAGCAAGCGCCACCGAAAGAGGAGACGCCGCTAAACGAGCCTGTGACTGAAGGCGAGCC
- a CDS encoding cell cycle protein, which translates to MHGNLIPEKTFESLAGKLLLLLVVILMCIGILAVYSSGAGWAATKFDNDAYFLWRQAGYALLGLLVIFIVGGMDYKLLKKWSKAILIISLVLLAMLLVLKSLGVIHGAARWIGYGRLKFQASDLAKYALIIHMATMLAEKQRYIKDLERAYYPMLTVIIAIGSLVALEPNFSTASVLMVIGFTMLFIGGASLKHLVLTLLPVGVLAAIFAVSASYRMERLMSFIGTGSQKASYQIEQALIGLGNGGLTGLGIGASKQRELFLPASYNDFIFAIFGEEYGFIGAIVLLLVFGGIIVCGVLIAQSALDDFGKFLAYGITLAIGLYAFINAGVACHLLPTTGLPMPFVSFGGSAMLFNAFGIGVLISISRERKRLASAKISAKKDAQANVASAMPKQD; encoded by the coding sequence ATGCATGGCAATCTCATTCCAGAAAAGACTTTTGAGAGTCTTGCAGGCAAATTGCTCTTGCTCTTGGTCGTGATTCTGATGTGTATCGGCATACTTGCTGTCTATAGCAGCGGTGCTGGCTGGGCGGCTACAAAATTCGATAACGATGCCTACTTTCTTTGGAGACAAGCAGGATATGCCTTGCTGGGGCTACTTGTGATTTTCATCGTGGGTGGCATGGATTACAAACTGCTGAAGAAGTGGAGCAAAGCAATTTTGATAATTAGCCTCGTGTTGCTTGCAATGCTGCTAGTGCTCAAAAGTCTGGGGGTCATCCATGGCGCGGCGCGTTGGATTGGCTACGGACGATTGAAGTTTCAAGCCTCTGACTTAGCCAAATATGCACTGATCATTCATATGGCAACGATGTTAGCAGAAAAACAGCGCTACATCAAGGATTTGGAGCGGGCTTATTATCCAATGCTGACCGTCATTATTGCTATCGGATCGCTGGTAGCATTAGAGCCAAATTTTAGCACCGCGTCTGTTTTGATGGTGATTGGTTTTACCATGCTCTTCATTGGCGGGGCAAGCCTCAAGCATCTGGTGCTCACGCTTTTGCCAGTAGGTGTGCTTGCCGCCATTTTTGCAGTATCGGCAAGTTATCGTATGGAGCGCTTAATGTCGTTCATCGGTACAGGAAGTCAAAAAGCAAGTTATCAGATCGAACAAGCCTTGATTGGACTTGGTAATGGGGGCTTGACAGGACTTGGGATTGGTGCAAGCAAACAACGCGAACTCTTTTTGCCAGCATCTTACAACGATTTCATCTTTGCCATTTTTGGTGAAGAGTATGGCTTTATCGGAGCAATCGTTTTGCTGCTTGTGTTTGGTGGGATTATCGTCTGCGGCGTACTCATTGCACAAAGTGCATTAGACGATTTTGGCAAGTTCTTAGCCTATGGCATCACTTTAGCAATTGGGTTGTATGCGTTCATCAATGCCGGTGTTGCATGTCATCTTTTGCCGACGACAGGCTTGCCAATGCCATTTGTGAGTTTTGGAGGCAGTGCCATGCTCTTTAATGCCTTTGGCATAGGTGTGCTGATTAGCATTTCGCGTGAAAGAAAGCGGCTCGCATCGGCAAAGATATCAGCAAAGAAAGATGCACAAGCAAATGTAGCCAGCGCTATGCCTAAGCAAGACTAA
- a CDS encoding UDP-N-acetylmuramate--L-alanine ligase, translated as MKYNSLGRTKRVHLVGIGGAGMSAIAEVLLKRGFEVSGSDQQQSEITERLKSMGAIICIGHNKNVIEGADVVAHSSAVNPETNSETVEAKLRGIPVIKRDELLGELMRHKIGICVAGTHGKTTTTTMIGVVLQECGLSPTVMIGGISDYFQNLTQMQGSAIVGESEFMVVEADEFDRTFLKLTPTIAVITTLEAEHLDTYKDLNDLRMAFVEFANKAPFYGAVVCCGDEFNIMEIAHLFEQKVITYGTAENCDYIAYDIESHHAATKFKVRYRGKELGAIGLHAAGVHNVKNALAAVAVAEEIGLEFEDIRRALLKFYPVRRRFQIKSLPSSPVMVVDDYAHHPTEIRATLNAAREGWKERRVIAVFQPHLYSRTRDFVREFADALMLADEVFITEVYGSREKKEEFPDVSGSIIEQEMRRRSYTSVSFIADKTLLLAGVLSRVRSGDMVIVMGAGDITKFADKLAEELRQHIVSH; from the coding sequence ATTAAATACAACTCATTAGGACGCACAAAGCGTGTGCATCTGGTGGGTATTGGTGGTGCTGGAATGAGTGCCATTGCCGAGGTCTTGCTCAAACGTGGCTTTGAAGTCAGCGGCTCTGACCAACAGCAAAGCGAGATTACCGAAAGGCTCAAATCCATGGGCGCCATCATCTGCATCGGGCATAACAAAAATGTAATTGAAGGTGCTGATGTTGTCGCTCACTCGTCGGCGGTCAACCCAGAGACGAATTCTGAGACAGTGGAAGCCAAGCTGCGAGGCATTCCTGTTATCAAGCGCGATGAATTACTCGGCGAATTGATGCGCCACAAGATTGGTATCTGCGTGGCTGGCACGCATGGCAAAACAACCACAACCACCATGATTGGTGTGGTTTTGCAAGAATGCGGGTTGAGTCCAACCGTGATGATTGGCGGCATTTCGGATTACTTCCAGAATCTCACGCAGATGCAAGGCAGTGCAATTGTCGGTGAGAGTGAATTTATGGTGGTCGAAGCCGATGAATTTGACCGCACGTTCTTGAAACTGACGCCAACGATTGCTGTCATCACCACGCTGGAAGCAGAACATTTGGATACTTACAAAGATCTTAACGATTTGCGAATGGCATTCGTGGAGTTTGCTAACAAAGCCCCGTTTTACGGCGCCGTGGTCTGCTGTGGCGATGAATTCAACATCATGGAAATTGCGCACCTCTTTGAGCAGAAGGTGATCACATACGGCACAGCAGAAAATTGTGATTATATCGCCTACGATATTGAATCGCATCATGCTGCGACAAAGTTCAAAGTGCGTTACCGTGGAAAGGAGTTAGGCGCAATAGGCTTACATGCAGCAGGGGTGCATAATGTCAAGAATGCGCTGGCGGCGGTGGCGGTAGCCGAAGAAATCGGCTTAGAGTTTGAGGATATTCGCCGAGCACTCTTAAAGTTTTATCCTGTGCGACGGCGTTTTCAAATCAAGTCGCTGCCGTCAAGTCCTGTCATGGTAGTAGATGATTATGCGCATCATCCAACGGAAATACGTGCAACGCTCAATGCGGCACGAGAAGGCTGGAAAGAGCGTCGCGTGATAGCCGTCTTTCAGCCGCATCTGTACTCGCGCACGAGAGATTTCGTCAGAGAGTTTGCTGATGCTCTGATGCTTGCCGATGAGGTTTTTATTACAGAGGTCTATGGCTCACGAGAAAAAAAAGAAGAGTTTCCTGATGTGTCGGGCAGTATAATTGAGCAAGAGATGCGCAGGCGCAGCTACACGAGTGTGTCTTTCATTGCCGATAAAACACTCTTGCTGGCTGGTGTGCTGAGCCGCGTGCGCAGTGGCGATATGGTAATTGTAATGGGCGCAGGCGACATCACGAAATTTGCAGATAAGCTCGCAGAGGAACTTCGACAACACATTGTTAGCCACTAA